One Candidatus Methylomirabilota bacterium genomic window, CAGGCTCCGGCGTCATGAGCTCTCGAATTGCGTCAAAGACCACGCTGAACTGACTGTCGTACCGTCGCTCGAGCTCCTCTAGCTTCCTCGCCAGTTCCGCATGCGATGAGAGGATCTGCCGCAGCCTTACAAAGGTCCGCATGATCTCGACATTCACCCGCACGGCACGCCGGCTGTGAAGCACGCCGGACAGCATGGCCACTCCCTGCTCCGTGAAAGCATG contains:
- a CDS encoding ORF6N domain-containing protein encodes the protein MQRNRERFPSDFMFQLTFEEAENLRSQFATSSGGHGGRRYLPHAFTEQGVAMLSGVLHSRRAVRVNVEIMRTFVRLRQILSSHAELARKLEELERRYDSQFSVVFDAIRELMTPEPAESRPVGFRP